The following coding sequences are from one Cygnus olor isolate bCygOlo1 chromosome 2, bCygOlo1.pri.v2, whole genome shotgun sequence window:
- the AHR gene encoding LOW QUALITY PROTEIN: aryl hydrocarbon receptor (The sequence of the model RefSeq protein was modified relative to this genomic sequence to represent the inferred CDS: inserted 3 bases in 2 codons) encodes MNANVTYASRKRRKPVQKIVKPSPAEGVKSNPSKRHRDRLNAELDRLASLLPFPQDVIAKLDKLSVLRLSVSYLRAKSFFDVALKSSNSTRPERNGIQENCRTAKLGEGMQILEGELLLQALNGFVLVVTADALVFTXLSTIQDYLGFQQSDIIHQSVFELIHTEDRPEFQRQLHWALNPAQSADSGPSVQGDNGFSQPATYYNPDQLPPENSSFMERNFICRLRCLLDNSSGFLAMNFQGRLKFLHGQNKKGKDGTTLSPQLALFAVATPLQPPSILEIRTKNFIFRTKHKLDFTPTGCDAKGKIVLGYTEAELCMRGTGYQFVHAADMLYCAENHVRMMKTGESGMTVFRLLTKENRWAWVQANARLVYKNGRPDYIIATQRPLTDEEGAEHLRKRNMKLPFMFATGEAVLYEVTFPMSSLMDASQPRNKATTGKGGKATLHGDSVDPNSILGAMLRQDESVYLCPPASHKLSFERNFFTDSRDELGSVVSSDWTDSFLPAGNHSILKQELTECSQDSSVPLPEDSAALFQDNKNSDLYSIMKSLGIDFEDLKYIQQDEEFFKTELSGMDDIGDIDITDEILTYVQDXLNKSDFLYSGCTQQQPVVQNANCLVQQELDQHQIHEHQKQLMEQQQQQQQQLCQKMKHMQVNGMLTNWNSGTSMPLSCSQQQPQQYVFSGMHATGPEFSYKSEVDTSPYACRQEFVPYKQPTAMMPQLSNFSHMDFPVAGFERSTYPASSNLEDFLGCLQQVPENHDCGINSESVMLTPQTCYAGAVSMYQCTQEAQPSCMDQMQYDPMMASQQTLLNKFQNGFNGGNVNEAYPSQLDVISNAQTATHLQPLHHPTEPRSFSDLASSGFM; translated from the exons ttGCATTAAAATCTTCAAACTCTACAAGACCAGAAAGAAATGGTATTCAGGAAAACTGTAGAACAGCAAAACTTGGAGAGGGGATGCAGATCCTTGAAGGGGAACTCTTACTGCAG GCATTAAATGGTTTTGTATTAGTTGTGACGGCAGACGCTCTGGTTTTTAC TCTCTCTACTATCCAAGACTACCTGGGGTTCCAACaa TCTGATATTATACACCAGAGTGTATTTGAACTGATTCACACAGAAGACAGACCTGAGTTTCAACGTCAGCTACATTGGGCGTTAAATCCTGCTCAGTCTGCAGATTCTGGACCAAGTGTACAAG GAGATAATGGCTTTTCACAGCCAGCAACCTATTATAACCCAGACCAACTTCCTCCAGAGAATTCTTCCTTTATGGAAAGGAATTTCATCTGCAGGTTACGATGCCTCCTGGATAATTCATCTGGGTTCCTG GCAATGAATTTTCAAGGACGGTTAAAGTTTCTCCATGGACAAAACAAGAAAGGGAAGGATGGCACTACTTTGTCTCCTCAGCTAGCTTTGTTTGCAGTAGCTACTCCCCTGCAGCCACCATCTATCCTTGAGATACGAACCAAAAACTTCatcttcagaacaaaacacaagcTGGATTTTACACCTACAGGCTGTGATGCAAA AGGAAAGATTGTCCTGGGATACACTGAAGCAGAGCTGTGTATGAGAGGAACGGGATACCAGTTTGTTCATGCAGCTGATATGCTTTATTGTGCTGAAAATCATGTCCGAA TGATGAAGACAGGTGAAAGTGGAATGACTGTCTTCAGGCTTCTAACCAAAGAAAATCGGTGGGCCTGGGTACAGGCAAATGCACGACTTGTGTACAAAAATGGAAGACCAGATTACATCATTGCCACGCAAAGACCTCTTAC agatgaagAAGGGGCAGAACATCTACGGAAGCGTAACATGAAACTGCCCTTCATGTTTGCCACGGGTGAGGCTGTTTTATATGAGGTAACTTTCCCGATGTCGAGCCTTATGGATGCCTCTCAACCGCGGAATAAAGCCACAACGGGAAAAGGAGGTAAAGCTACGCTACACGGTGATTCTGTGGATCCAAACTCCATTCTAGGTGCCATGTTAAGGCAAGACGAGTCTGTGTATCTCTGCCCTCCAGCATCACATAAACTTTCCTTTGAAAGGAACTTCTTCACAGACAGCAGGGATGAACTGGGCAGTGTTGTAAGCAGTGACTGGACGGATAGTTTCCTGCCTGCTGGAAATCACAGCATCCTCAAACAGGAACTAACTGAGTGTTCCCAGGACAGTAGTGTGCCGCTTCCTGAAGACAGTGCGGCACTCTTTCAAGATAACAAAAACAGTGATTTGTACAGCATCATGAAAAGTCTTGGTATTGACTTTGAAGATCTAAAGTACATTCAGCAGGATGaggaattttttaaaactgaattatctGGTATGGATGATATTGGGGACATAGACATAACTGATGAAATCCTGACTTATGTTCAGG TCCTTAATAAGTCTGACTTCTTATATTCAGGCTGTACTCAGCAGCAGCCCGTGGTCCAGAATGCCAATTGCTTGGTACAGCAAGAATTAGATCAGCATCAAATTCATGAGCATCAGAAGCAGCtcatggagcagcagcagcagcagcagcagcagctctgtcagAAGATGAAACATATGCAAGTCAACGGGATGCTAACAAATTGGAACTCTGGCACCAGCATGCCTCTTagctgctcacagcagcagccccagcaatATGTATTCTCTGGCATGCATGCCACAGGTCCTGAGTTTTCTTACAAATCAGAAGTAGACACTTCACCTTATGCATGTAGGCAAGAGTTTGTTCCTTACAAGCAACCCACAGCAATGATGCCACAGCTTTCTAATTTTTCCCACATGGATTTCCCTGTAGCAGGTTTTGAGAGATCAACCTACCCTGCTTCTTCCAACTTGGAGGATTTTCTCGGTTGTTTGCAGCAGGTCCCTGAAAATCATGATTGTGGGATAAACTCTGAGTCGGTTATGCTAACTCCTCAAACGTGCTATGCAGGTGCTGTTTCTATGTACCAGTGCACACAAGaagcacagcccagctgcatGGATCAAATGCAATATGATCCTATGATGGCAAGTCAACAAACATTGTTGAACAAG TTTCAAAACGGTTTCAATGGAGGAAATGTAAATGAAGCATATCCCTCTCAGTTAGATGTGATCAGTAATGCACAAACTGCCACACATCTTCAGCCTCTTCATCATCCAACAGAACCCAGATCCTTCTCAGATTTGGCATCTAGTGGATTTATGTAA